The following nucleotide sequence is from Deltaproteobacteria bacterium.
TCCGGTTCCAGACCGTGAGCGCGTGTCCCTGGTCGATCAATCGTCCGGCAATGGCCCGACCCAGATGGCCGAGGCCGATGAATCCGACGTTCATGGTGGCTCCT
It contains:
- a CDS encoding NAD(P)-dependent oxidoreductase, giving the protein MNVGFIGLGHLGRAIAGRLIDQGHALTVWNR